A DNA window from Microcystis aeruginosa NIES-843 contains the following coding sequences:
- a CDS encoding TatD family hydrolase: MQLIDTHVHLNFDVLQADLPAISERWRSVGVVHLVHSCVEPEEFAAIKAIADQFEEISFAVGLHPLDAQKWRDNSADQIESLARSDRRVVAIGEMGLDFYKADNQEQQKQVFWTQLEIAHRLDKPVIIHCRDAAPVMREEISAFRQQVGKIRGVMHCWTGNPEETQWFLDLGFYISFSGIVTFKNSKTVQAAAQIVPSDRLLIETDCPFLSPNPHRGKPCEPSFVFHVAETVARLRGYPVETLAEQTTQNARNLFQLPS; encoded by the coding sequence ATGCAATTAATAGATACGCACGTTCATTTGAACTTTGACGTTTTGCAAGCCGACTTGCCCGCTATCTCCGAACGTTGGCGAAGTGTGGGAGTCGTTCATCTGGTTCACTCCTGTGTCGAACCGGAGGAGTTTGCAGCGATTAAAGCCATTGCCGATCAATTTGAGGAAATTTCCTTCGCCGTCGGTTTACATCCCCTAGATGCCCAAAAATGGCGAGATAATAGTGCCGATCAGATCGAATCCCTAGCCCGATCTGATCGGCGCGTCGTGGCGATCGGGGAAATGGGTTTAGACTTCTATAAAGCGGATAATCAAGAGCAGCAAAAACAGGTCTTTTGGACGCAATTAGAAATCGCCCATCGTCTCGATAAACCCGTGATTATCCATTGTCGAGATGCGGCCCCGGTCATGCGGGAGGAAATCAGCGCCTTTCGGCAACAAGTGGGCAAAATTCGCGGCGTGATGCACTGCTGGACTGGCAACCCCGAAGAAACTCAATGGTTTTTAGATTTGGGTTTTTACATCAGCTTTAGCGGCATTGTCACCTTCAAAAACAGTAAAACTGTGCAAGCTGCCGCCCAAATTGTCCCCAGCGATCGCCTACTGATCGAAACCGATTGCCCCTTTCTCTCCCCCAATCCCCACCGCGGTAAACCTTGTGAACCCTCCTTCGTCTTCCACGTGGCCGAAACCGTCGCCCGTCTGCGCGGCTATCCGGTCGAAACCCTAGCCGAACAAACCACCCAGAACGCCCGCAACTTATTTCAACTCCCCAGTTAA
- the rpoB gene encoding DNA-directed RNA polymerase subunit beta yields the protein MNNLTFNLLPDLIEIQHSSFRWFLEEGLIEELNSFSPISDYTGKLELHFLGQDYRLKEPKYNVDEAKRRDSTYSVQMYVPTRLINKETGENIEQEVFIGDLPLMTERGTFIINGAERVIVNQIVRSPGVYYKAEIDKNGRRTYSASLIPNRGAWLKFETDKNGLVWVRIDKTRKLSAQVLLKAIGLSDNEIFDSLRHPEFYQKTLDKEGNPSEEEALLDLYRKLRPGEPPTVTGGQQLLESRFFDNKRYDLGRVGRYKLNKKLRLNVPDNQRVLTTTDILAAIDYLINLEFDIGNTDDIDHLGNRRVRSVGELLQNQVRVGLNRLERIIRERMTVSESQNLTPASLVNPKPLVAAIKEFFGSSQLSQFMDQTNPLAELTHKRRISALGPGGLTRERAGFAVRDIHPSHHGRICPVETPEGPNAGLIGSLATYARVNDYGFIETPCYVVENGRVRYDLPVKYLTADEEDDLRVAPGDVATDENGYILGETIPVRYRQEFSTTSPEQVDYVCVSPVQIVSVATSLIPFLEHDDANRALMGSNMQRQAVPLLRPERPLVGTGLEAQAARDSGMVIVSRTNGVVSYVDANRIRIKVADEDKEIFGKSEIEYEIQKYQRSNQDTCLNQRPLVYQGEQVVPGQILADGSATEGGEIALGQNILVAYMPWEGYNYEDAILISERLVAQDVYTSIHIEKYEIEARQTKLGPEEITREIPNVGEDALRNLDERGIIRIGAWVEASDILVGKVTPKGESDQPPEEKLLRAIFGEKARDVRDNSLRVPNGEKGRVVDVRVFTREQGDELPPGANMVVRVYVAQKRKIQVGDKMAGRHGNKGIISRILPLEDMPYLPDGRPVDIVLNPLGVPSRMNVGQVFECLLGWAGENLGVRFKITPFDEMYGEEASRLTVHGLLENASKKPNRDWVFKEEHAGKVTVYDGRTGEPFDRPVTVGMAYMLKLVHLVDDKIHARSTGPYSLVTQQPLGGKAQQGGQRFGEMEVWALEAYGAAYTLQELLTVKSDDMQGRNEALNAIVKGKPIPRPGTPESFKVLMRELQSLGLDIAVHKVENAPDGTSRDVEVDLMVDVGRRAPSRPTYESLTTEDLEEEESEV from the coding sequence ATGAACAATCTTACCTTTAACCTCTTACCCGACCTCATCGAAATCCAACACTCCAGTTTTCGGTGGTTTTTGGAAGAAGGACTAATCGAGGAACTGAATAGCTTTTCCCCCATCAGCGACTATACAGGTAAATTAGAACTACATTTTCTCGGCCAGGACTACAGACTCAAAGAACCGAAATACAACGTCGATGAAGCCAAACGACGCGATAGCACCTATTCCGTTCAGATGTACGTTCCCACCCGTCTAATCAACAAAGAAACGGGAGAAAACATCGAACAGGAAGTCTTTATCGGCGATTTACCCCTGATGACCGAACGGGGAACCTTTATCATTAACGGGGCCGAACGAGTCATCGTCAATCAGATCGTCCGTTCCCCCGGTGTTTACTACAAAGCCGAAATCGACAAAAACGGTCGCCGTACCTACTCCGCTTCCCTGATTCCCAACCGAGGAGCTTGGTTAAAATTTGAAACCGACAAAAACGGCTTAGTCTGGGTCAGAATCGACAAAACCCGCAAATTATCCGCCCAAGTTCTCCTGAAAGCGATCGGATTGAGCGATAACGAAATCTTTGACTCCCTACGCCACCCCGAATTCTACCAAAAAACCCTCGACAAAGAAGGCAATCCCAGCGAAGAAGAGGCCCTCCTCGACCTGTACCGCAAACTACGCCCCGGGGAACCTCCCACCGTCACCGGCGGGCAACAACTGCTCGAATCGCGCTTTTTTGACAATAAACGCTACGATCTCGGTCGCGTTGGTCGTTATAAACTCAACAAAAAACTACGCCTCAACGTCCCCGATAACCAGCGCGTTCTGACCACCACCGACATCTTAGCGGCGATCGACTACCTAATTAACCTCGAATTTGACATCGGCAACACCGACGACATCGACCACCTCGGCAACCGTCGCGTCCGTTCCGTGGGTGAACTGCTACAAAACCAAGTGCGAGTAGGTTTAAACCGCTTAGAAAGAATCATTCGGGAACGGATGACCGTCAGCGAATCCCAAAACCTCACCCCCGCTTCCCTAGTCAACCCGAAACCCCTAGTAGCGGCGATTAAAGAATTCTTTGGTTCCTCGCAACTCTCCCAGTTCATGGATCAAACCAATCCCCTAGCGGAATTGACCCATAAACGCCGCATTTCCGCCCTCGGCCCCGGCGGTCTCACCCGGGAACGGGCTGGTTTTGCCGTGCGCGACATCCACCCCTCCCACCACGGTCGCATTTGTCCGGTGGAAACCCCAGAAGGTCCCAACGCCGGTTTAATCGGTTCCCTGGCCACCTACGCTCGCGTCAACGACTACGGTTTTATTGAAACCCCCTGTTATGTGGTGGAAAATGGCCGAGTACGCTATGATCTCCCCGTTAAATACCTAACCGCCGACGAAGAAGACGATCTGCGGGTGGCTCCGGGAGACGTGGCCACCGATGAAAATGGTTATATCCTCGGCGAAACTATCCCAGTGCGCTATCGGCAGGAATTCTCCACCACTTCCCCCGAACAAGTGGACTACGTTTGTGTTTCCCCCGTCCAAATTGTCTCGGTGGCAACTTCCCTGATTCCCTTCCTCGAACACGACGACGCTAACCGCGCCCTCATGGGTTCTAATATGCAACGACAAGCGGTTCCCCTGCTGCGTCCCGAACGTCCCCTTGTGGGTACCGGATTGGAAGCACAGGCCGCTCGCGACTCTGGCATGGTGATCGTTTCCCGTACCAATGGGGTTGTTTCCTACGTCGATGCTAACCGGATTCGCATCAAAGTGGCGGATGAAGACAAAGAGATTTTCGGCAAGAGCGAGATCGAGTACGAAATTCAGAAATATCAACGCTCTAACCAAGATACCTGCTTAAATCAGCGTCCTTTAGTCTATCAAGGTGAACAGGTTGTCCCCGGGCAGATTCTCGCCGATGGTTCCGCCACCGAAGGAGGAGAAATCGCCCTCGGCCAGAATATCCTCGTCGCCTATATGCCCTGGGAAGGCTATAACTACGAAGATGCGATTTTAATCAGTGAACGACTGGTGGCACAAGATGTCTATACCAGTATCCACATCGAAAAATACGAGATCGAAGCCCGTCAAACTAAACTTGGACCGGAGGAAATCACCAGGGAAATTCCCAACGTCGGTGAAGATGCCCTGCGAAACCTCGATGAACGCGGCATTATTCGCATCGGTGCCTGGGTAGAAGCCAGCGATATCCTTGTGGGGAAAGTCACCCCGAAAGGCGAATCAGACCAACCCCCCGAAGAAAAACTACTGCGGGCAATTTTCGGCGAAAAGGCCCGGGATGTACGGGATAACTCCCTACGCGTCCCCAACGGCGAAAAAGGCCGGGTAGTGGATGTGCGGGTATTTACCCGCGAACAGGGGGATGAATTACCCCCCGGGGCCAATATGGTGGTGCGGGTCTATGTTGCCCAAAAACGCAAAATCCAAGTGGGCGATAAAATGGCGGGTCGTCACGGCAATAAAGGGATTATTTCTCGGATTCTGCCCCTGGAAGATATGCCCTACCTCCCCGATGGTCGCCCCGTCGATATCGTTCTTAATCCCCTAGGGGTTCCCAGTCGCATGAACGTCGGTCAGGTGTTTGAATGTTTACTGGGTTGGGCCGGCGAAAATCTGGGCGTGCGCTTTAAGATTACTCCTTTTGACGAAATGTATGGGGAAGAAGCCAGCCGTTTAACCGTCCACGGATTGCTAGAAAACGCCTCGAAAAAACCTAATCGCGATTGGGTGTTCAAGGAAGAACACGCCGGCAAAGTCACCGTCTATGATGGTCGCACCGGCGAACCCTTTGACCGTCCCGTTACCGTCGGTATGGCCTATATGTTAAAACTGGTTCACCTGGTTGATGATAAAATTCACGCCCGTTCTACCGGTCCCTACTCCTTGGTTACCCAGCAACCCCTGGGCGGTAAAGCTCAACAGGGGGGTCAGCGCTTCGGAGAAATGGAAGTCTGGGCCCTAGAGGCCTACGGGGCAGCCTATACCTTGCAGGAATTGCTAACGGTAAAATCCGATGATATGCAAGGACGGAATGAGGCTTTAAATGCGATCGTAAAAGGCAAGCCGATTCCCCGCCCTGGTACGCCAGAATCCTTTAAGGTTTTGATGCGAGAATTGCAATCCCTCGGCCTCGATATCGCCGTTCACAAGGTGGAAAATGCCCCCGATGGTACTTCCCGCGATGTGGAGGTGGATCTGATGGTCGATGTCGGTCGTCGCGCCCCCTCTCGCCCCACCTACGAATCCTTAACCACGGAAGACCTTGAAGAAGAAGAATCGGAAGTGTAA
- a CDS encoding DNA-directed RNA polymerase subunit beta' produces MFYNQTVDKGKLKKLIAWAYQNYGSARCSQMADELKNLGFRFATKAGVSISVDDLTVPPAKRQMIESAEQEIRQTEQRYVRGEITEVERFQKVIDTWNSTSESLKDEVIRNFQVTDPLNSVYMMAFSGARGNMSQVRQLVGMRGLMANPQGEIIDLPIKTNFREGLTVTEYVISSYGARKGLVDTALRTADSGYLTRRLVDVSQDVIVREADCGTNRYVELTAMTDGDRVLIPLSDRLLGRSLAEDVVVNGEVIATRNQIIDDETAEKLGRLVDKIKVRSPLTCEAARSVCQTCYGWSLAHGHPVDMGEAVGIIAAQSIGEPGTQLTMRTFHTGGVFTGEVARQVRSPFEGTVRFLPGLSIRNVRTRHGDERDQVEAPGEIKLTPKDKTKETVTYSLTPGSLLFVTDGETVSEEQLLAEITSDKVQKSTEKATKDVTSDLAGEVLFSQLVPEEKTDRQGNTTRIAQRGGLLWILSGEVYNLPPGAEPVVSNGDQVQVGDVLAETKLVSTNGGLVRLAPNSREIDIVTASVSLDQAEVKVESSAGREQFIIHTGDGQSFLLKTTPGTKVQNHAIVAELIDDRYQTHTGGMIKYVDIEVAKGSRKQGYEITKGGTILWIPEETHEVNKDISLLQVEDGQYVEAGEEVVKDIFCNSSGVVEVIQKNDILREIIVKPGLLFMDLEPESSGIAQEQLIYPGTQLTPEVTIEELRQAEWVETNEGLGLLLRPVQEFTVQDQSTSPTQGSANQEGGRHIELRSVQRIFFKDGERVKSVEGCQLISTQLVLEISSEEPESVSHLTADIELEPIEDRDCQRLQLVILESLVLRRDSDNDPLGGNIQTRVLVQDGDEIPPGAVVARTEIQCKEAGEIRGIRKGSEAVRRLLIVSDRDEFILPLAVAPTVKARDLVIAEAEIAAGVLAPNSGQVLAVDKTATGYEIRLRKARPYRVSAGAILHIDEGDLVQRGDNLVLLVFERSKTGDIIQGLPRIEELLEARKPKEACVLARKPGVCQVEYQDSEIVDIKVVEDDGTISEYPLLGSQNPLVSDNQRIDVGQALTDGQANPHEILEVFFNYYVDSLGSYEAALKALEKTQMFLVDQVQSVYQSQGIDIADKHIEVIVRQMTSKVRIDDGGDTSMLPGELLELRQVETVNEAMSITGGAAAKYTPVLLGITKASLNTDSFISAASFQETTRVLTEAAIEGKSDWLRGLKENVIIGRLIPAGTGFNSHENTAGISDYTPPEEEYNYNNRSYYAPPGGLGLPPRPGFGDSSEDSDMILDDQTARAYAEGDVVDLEDDEMAFLSSRGSSRFSRQPISDRWSEADEEGEEDDFEEDYEEE; encoded by the coding sequence ATGTTTTATAACCAAACTGTTGACAAAGGAAAACTGAAAAAACTGATCGCTTGGGCCTATCAAAACTACGGTTCGGCGCGCTGTTCACAAATGGCCGATGAATTGAAAAACCTCGGGTTTCGTTTCGCTACCAAAGCAGGGGTTTCCATTAGTGTGGATGATTTAACCGTACCGCCGGCTAAACGACAGATGATCGAAAGTGCCGAACAGGAAATCCGGCAAACCGAACAGCGTTATGTGCGCGGGGAAATCACCGAAGTGGAACGCTTCCAAAAAGTAATTGACACTTGGAATAGTACATCTGAATCGCTTAAAGATGAAGTAATTCGCAACTTCCAAGTCACCGATCCCCTCAACTCCGTCTATATGATGGCTTTCTCCGGGGCGCGGGGTAATATGAGCCAAGTGCGTCAGTTAGTGGGAATGCGGGGATTAATGGCTAATCCCCAGGGGGAAATTATCGACCTCCCGATTAAGACTAACTTCCGGGAAGGATTGACCGTTACCGAATACGTTATTTCCTCCTACGGGGCGCGCAAAGGTTTAGTTGATACAGCCCTACGGACGGCAGATTCCGGTTATTTGACTCGTCGTCTCGTCGATGTGTCCCAAGATGTCATCGTCCGCGAGGCAGATTGTGGCACTAATCGTTATGTTGAATTAACCGCCATGACCGATGGCGATCGCGTGTTAATTCCCTTAAGCGATCGCCTATTAGGTCGTTCCTTGGCCGAAGATGTGGTGGTCAATGGAGAAGTGATCGCCACCCGCAACCAGATTATCGATGACGAAACCGCCGAAAAACTAGGGCGACTCGTCGATAAAATCAAAGTCCGCAGCCCCTTAACCTGTGAAGCAGCCCGCTCGGTTTGTCAAACCTGTTACGGTTGGAGTCTGGCCCACGGTCATCCGGTGGATATGGGGGAAGCAGTGGGAATTATTGCCGCCCAATCGATCGGGGAACCGGGGACTCAGTTAACCATGCGTACCTTCCACACCGGGGGCGTATTTACCGGAGAAGTGGCCCGGCAAGTGCGGAGTCCCTTCGAGGGAACCGTGCGTTTTCTGCCGGGGTTAAGTATCCGTAACGTGCGAACTCGCCACGGGGATGAACGGGATCAGGTGGAGGCACCGGGGGAAATTAAATTAACACCCAAGGATAAAACTAAAGAAACTGTCACCTACTCTTTGACTCCTGGTTCGCTGCTATTCGTCACCGATGGGGAAACAGTAAGCGAGGAACAGTTACTAGCGGAAATTACCTCCGATAAAGTCCAAAAATCCACGGAAAAAGCCACAAAAGACGTAACCAGTGACTTAGCTGGCGAGGTGCTATTCTCCCAATTAGTGCCAGAAGAAAAAACCGATCGCCAAGGCAATACCACCCGCATCGCCCAACGGGGGGGATTACTATGGATTCTCTCCGGAGAAGTGTATAACTTGCCCCCAGGAGCCGAACCCGTGGTCAGTAACGGCGATCAAGTACAAGTGGGGGATGTTCTAGCGGAAACTAAGTTAGTATCCACTAACGGCGGTTTGGTGCGTTTAGCCCCCAATAGCCGGGAAATCGATATCGTCACCGCTTCCGTGTCCTTGGATCAGGCCGAGGTAAAAGTAGAAAGTAGTGCCGGTCGGGAACAGTTTATTATTCATACGGGAGATGGTCAAAGCTTCCTACTGAAAACCACTCCGGGGACAAAAGTACAGAATCATGCCATTGTCGCCGAGTTAATCGACGATCGCTATCAAACCCACACCGGCGGTATGATTAAATACGTCGATATCGAAGTCGCCAAAGGCAGCCGCAAACAGGGTTATGAAATCACCAAAGGCGGCACGATCCTCTGGATTCCCGAAGAAACCCACGAAGTTAATAAAGATATCTCCCTCTTACAGGTGGAAGATGGGCAGTATGTGGAAGCAGGGGAAGAAGTGGTTAAAGACATCTTCTGTAACTCTAGCGGTGTGGTGGAAGTCATCCAGAAAAATGACATCCTCCGGGAGATCATTGTCAAACCGGGGCTGTTATTTATGGATCTCGAACCGGAATCCTCCGGAATTGCCCAAGAACAGTTAATTTACCCCGGGACACAGTTAACCCCCGAAGTCACGATCGAGGAGTTACGGCAAGCGGAATGGGTGGAAACTAACGAGGGTTTGGGTTTACTACTGCGACCGGTACAGGAGTTCACTGTACAAGACCAATCCACTTCTCCCACCCAAGGTTCCGCTAACCAAGAAGGAGGACGACATATCGAACTGCGATCGGTGCAGCGCATCTTCTTTAAAGACGGTGAAAGAGTTAAATCCGTCGAGGGTTGTCAACTGATCAGCACCCAATTAGTCCTCGAAATTTCCAGCGAAGAACCAGAATCAGTCTCCCATCTGACGGCCGATATCGAGTTAGAACCGATTGAGGACAGGGATTGTCAGCGTTTACAGTTAGTTATTCTCGAATCTCTGGTGCTGCGTCGGGATAGTGATAATGATCCTTTAGGCGGTAATATTCAGACTCGCGTTCTCGTCCAAGATGGCGATGAAATTCCACCGGGGGCAGTGGTGGCCAGAACCGAAATCCAGTGTAAGGAAGCTGGAGAAATTCGCGGGATTCGCAAGGGCAGCGAAGCGGTGCGCCGTCTTTTAATTGTGAGTGACCGTGACGAGTTTATTCTCCCGCTCGCTGTTGCTCCCACCGTCAAGGCCAGGGATCTGGTAATCGCCGAAGCTGAGATCGCTGCCGGAGTTTTAGCCCCCAATTCCGGTCAAGTGCTGGCCGTTGACAAAACCGCCACTGGCTATGAAATCCGTCTGCGTAAGGCCCGACCCTACCGAGTATCGGCGGGGGCCATTCTGCACATCGACGAGGGAGATCTGGTCCAACGGGGCGATAATTTGGTGCTGTTGGTGTTTGAGCGCTCGAAAACCGGGGATATCATTCAAGGTTTACCGAGAATCGAAGAACTGCTCGAAGCGCGTAAACCGAAAGAGGCCTGTGTCCTGGCACGCAAGCCGGGAGTTTGTCAAGTGGAGTACCAAGATTCTGAGATCGTCGATATTAAGGTGGTCGAGGATGACGGCACGATCAGTGAATATCCGCTTTTAGGCAGTCAAAACCCTCTGGTGAGCGATAATCAGCGTATTGATGTGGGTCAGGCGTTAACCGATGGTCAGGCTAATCCCCACGAGATTTTAGAGGTGTTCTTTAATTATTATGTGGATAGCCTGGGCAGTTACGAGGCAGCCCTGAAAGCCTTGGAAAAAACCCAGATGTTCCTCGTTGATCAGGTACAGTCGGTTTACCAATCCCAAGGGATCGATATTGCCGATAAACATATTGAAGTGATCGTGCGTCAGATGACCTCTAAGGTGCGGATCGATGACGGCGGCGATACCAGTATGTTACCTGGGGAATTGTTGGAACTGCGACAGGTGGAGACGGTAAACGAAGCCATGTCGATCACCGGTGGGGCGGCAGCTAAATATACGCCTGTACTACTGGGAATCACCAAAGCTTCCTTGAATACCGATAGCTTTATCAGTGCCGCCTCCTTCCAAGAAACCACCCGCGTCCTCACCGAAGCGGCGATCGAAGGCAAGTCCGACTGGTTACGGGGTCTCAAGGAAAACGTGATTATCGGTCGTCTGATTCCGGCGGGTACTGGCTTCAATTCCCACGAAAACACGGCGGGGATCAGTGATTACACCCCCCCAGAGGAGGAATATAACTACAACAATCGTAGCTATTACGCTCCCCCCGGCGGCCTCGGCTTGCCTCCTCGTCCCGGTTTCGGCGATAGTAGTGAGGATAGCGATATGATTCTTGACGATCAAACCGCTCGCGCCTACGCTGAGGGTGATGTGGTCGATTTAGAGGATGATGAAATGGCTTTCCTCTCCTCCCGCGGCAGCAGTCGCTTTAGTCGCCAACCCATCAGCGATCGCTGGTCAGAAGCTGATGAGGAAGGGGAGGAGGACGATTTCGAGGAGGATTACGAAGAAGAATAA